Proteins co-encoded in one Neofelis nebulosa isolate mNeoNeb1 chromosome 2, mNeoNeb1.pri, whole genome shotgun sequence genomic window:
- the LOC131490318 gene encoding uncharacterized protein LOC131490318, with product MTSLERSQRRRHLEQLSPGRLEAVTRRQPRGGVHSRSREGVTEPQTFADSRGRSRPQPDSSRGPAWARDLLKEKHVGRGRGPRKPPRAPAYTRSPDLWRENEDASPPALRPVKPLCWRHRQSLPHTLCLLPKPPDPEDSQPSRCLSRQSPLRSVGCTAAPEGQTKFVFGKRARVVILEILGWCTDRGKPRQPSVPGGRPPSTRRTYPVGGVRAAIPSKAEAWEAGEPLEEKGSQKLNLPRPLSQRPDPGESRTQAPPTKFQRSPRRPGRLSEPSRERK from the exons ATGACGTCCCTGGAGCGCTCGCAGCGCCGGCGACATCTCGAGCAGCTCAGCCCGGGCCGCCTGGAGGCCGTGACGCGGAGGCA GCCGCGCGGGGGCGTCCACAGCAGGTCCCGCGAAGGTGTAACTGAGCCACAAACTTTTGCCGACTCCCGCGGCCGCAGCCGCCCGCAGCCCGACTCCAGCCGCG GTCCCGCTTGGGCGCGGGACCTCCTTAAAGAAAAGCACGTGGGCAGGGGCCGCGGCCCCCGCAAGCCGCCTCGGGCGCCGGCTTACACTCGCAGTCCGGACCTGTGGCGGGAAAATGAGGACGCGTCCCCGCCCGCCTTGAGGCCAGTGAAGCCCCTCTGCTGGCGGCACCGCCAATCCCTACCGCACACCTTGTGTCTCCTACCTAAACCCCCGGACCCGGAGGACTCCCAACCATCTCGCTGCCTGAGCCGCCAGTCCCCCTTAAGAAGTGTTGGCTGTACGGCGGCGCCAGAGGGCCAAACTAAATTCGTTTTTGGGAAACGCGCTCGGGTGGTAATTCTGGAAATCTTGGGCTGGTGCACAGACAGGGGGAAGCCGCGTCAGCCTAGTGTGCCCGGAGGTAGGCCGCCGTCCACTCGCCGCACCTACCCGGTGGGCGGCGTGCGCGCAGCCATTCCCTCAAAAGCAGAGGCCTGGGAGGCGGGGGAGCCTCTGGAAGAGAAAGGGTCCCAGAAACTAAACCTGCCCCGGCCTCTGTCTCAACGCCCAGATCCCGGAGAATCCCGCACCCAGGCGCCGCCCACCAAGTTCCAAAGGAGTCCTAGGCGACCCGGGAGGCTGTCGGAGCCCAGCCGAGAAAGGAAGTGA